The DNA sequence TTGCTTGTTCAATTCCACCATTCGCTTTGCATATTTCGTTGTTGCGATATACCACGAATCTCGCGCGTAATACAACAACGGATTTTTGCAACGCCAGCAATGCGGATATTCGTGCGCGTATGGAAGATGTTTGACAAAATTATTTTTCTCTTTAAGATGAGAAAATATTTTTTTCTCTGTCGCTTTATCTTTCACATACAAACCGGCAAGTTCTTTCACATCACTTTTGAAATTGCCGCTTCTATCAACAGTATGATATTGAGGAAGTCCAACACGCTTTCCGAGTTGATAATCATCTTCGCCATACATTACTGCCGTGTGGACAACTCCCGTTCCATCGGTTGTTGTTACGAAATCTGCTGTATAAACTTTGTACGATGTTTCCGATTTCAACGTATCAACTTCAAACAATGGAATGTATTCTTTGCCGACTAAATCTTTTCCAAGAATGTGTTCAACTATTTCATACGAACCAAGTTGCGAGTTTCGAGTTTCAAGTTGCAAGTTTTCCTTTTCTGAACTCGTAACTCGCAACTCGGGACTTGAAACTTTTCCAACATCAGAAATTACACCAAGACAATCATTTGCAAGGATCCAAAATTCATCGCCGACTTTTATTTTTACGTAATCAATTTTTTCTCCAACAGCAAGCGCAATATTTCCGGGAAGCGTCCAAGGAGTTGTTGTCCACGAAAGAATAAACGTGTTCGCTTCATTCTTCAATTTAAATTTTATGAACACGGAATTATCCGTAACATTTTCATAACCAAGCGAAACTTCGTGCGACGAAAGCGGCGTTTCACAGCGAGGACAATACGGTTGAATCTTAAATCCTTTGTAGAGCAAACCTTTGTCGAAGTATTGTTTGAGCGCCCACCAAATACTTTCGATATAATTATTTTCAAACGTTACATACGGTTCATCGAGATTTACCCAATAACCCATTCGCGTTGTCATTCGCTCCCAATCGTTTTTATATTTCCAAACGGATTTTTTGCATTCCTCGTTGAATTTTTCAATGCCGTATTTTACAATTTCATCTTTGTGTTTGAAGCCAAGCGATTTTTCAACTTCGATTTCTACCGGCAAACCGTGCGTATCCCAACCGGCTTTGCGATGCACTTGAAAGCCGCGCATTGTTTTGTACCGGCAAATCAAATCCTTCAACGTTCGCGCAAACACATGATGAATTCCCGGTTTTCCATTTGCTGTCGGCGGACCTTCATAAAACGTAAATCCCGATTTTCCATCGCGCGTAGAAATACTCTTCTCGAAAATGTTTTGCTCTCCCCAAATCTTGAGAATTGCCATTTCAAGTTGCGAATAATTTATTTTATCGGTAAGTTCTTTGAACACTATCGTTTACTTAAATATGAAATCAACCAGAGAATGAAACTTAATCCAATGCTCAATACTATACTCGTCGTTAACGGAAAATACAATTGAAAGTTTTCTTTCTTTACGCTTATATCGCCAGGAAGTTTTCCGAGTAATGGAATTTTATCGAAGAACGTGAGCAGTATTCCAATTCCAACAATGATAATTCCAAGTATGATAAATGTTTTTCCAAACTCATTCATCTAATCTACTGACTTCTGACTACTGACTACTGACTACTTACTACTTACTACTCACTACTCATTTCATTCTCTTCACAACTTCCTTCATCATCGCAGTCAACTTCGGCTCTGCTTTATCTGCTACTCCAATTACTTCTTTGAGCGAAACAGGTTTCAGCGAATCAGGAAAACACTCATCCGTAATAATAGCAAACGCAAGCACTTCCATTCCCATATGCACTGCAACAATGTTTTCGGGAATCGTTGACATTCCCACACTATCCGCGCCAATCATTCGGAGGAAACGATATTCGGCGCGCGTTTCTAAATTCGGTCCTGCGACAGAAACATGAACACCTTTTTGCAACGGAAGTTTTAAATCGAGCGCGACGTGTTCTGCAAGTGCTTGCAATTTTTTTGAATACGGTTCGCTCATATCCGGAAATCGCAGACCGAGTGAATCATCGTTTGTTCCAATCAACGGATTATCACCGAGCAAATTGATGTGGTCAACAAGCATTTCGATATCGCCTTTGCGAAACATCGGATTGAGTCCGCCGGCAGCGCACGAAATGAGAAGCGATTTCACGCCAAGAAATTTCATTACGCGCACGGGAAACGTAACTTGCTGCAACGTGTAACCTTCGTACTTGTGAAATCGTCCTTGCATTGCAACAACATTTTTGCCTGCAAGTTTTCCGAAAATCAATTTGCCGTGATGCGATTCTACAGTCGAAACGGGAAAATGCGGAATGTGTTCATACTCAATCACAACTTGATTCGTAATTTCTTTTGCAAGTTTTCCCAATCCCGTTCCGAGAATTATTCCAATCGTTGGCTTCATCGAAGTTTTCGTTCGGATGAATTTTAACGCATCGTTTATGTTATTTTGTAATTCACTCATATTTTAATTTTGCCACTAAACCACGAAGACACTAAAAATATTTTTGTGCTTTTGTGTCTTTGTGGCTATTACAAATCTACCCAACTAATACTTTGACAATTTCCTCAATCTCTGCGTCGCGCTTTCGTTTTTCTTCCATCGCATCTGCATCGAGTACATCGCGCGGCAATGATGATTCTGCTTTATTCACTATTTCTAATTCGGTGGAAAGAAACTGTTTTAAATTTTCAACGATATTTTTTTGCTTCATTTCAAGAATGGAAATTTCTTCGCTCAGTTTTATTTTCTCTTTGTGCGCTTCTTCTATTATCACTGCCGCCTGCGCTTCTGCTTCTCTCCGCGATTGTTCTTCGTACAGTTTTGCGTTAGAGAGAAACTTGTTGCTCGATTCTTGCGCTTGAACCAGTGTTTGTTGTATTGTTTGTTCGAGTTGATGATACCGTTCCAATTCTTTCACTGCTTCGTTCAAACTTGTTTTCAGTGAAGCATTTTCCGTTTGCAGCGATTCAATTTCCGATGCAAGTTGCGCAAGATACGAGCCGACTTCACGGATATCATATCCACGTAAAACTTTTTTGAATTGTTGTTGTTGTATTTCTAAACGAGTCAAAGACATAAAATACCTTTTATTTCATCACGTAATTAAATTCCAAATTTCAAAACTCAAATTTCAAACAAATTCTAAAACACAAAATCCAAATTTTTTGGATGAAGTTTTCGAAAATGAAATTTGGGTTTTGTTTGACCTTTGTAATTTATCATTTGAAATTTTTCCAAAGCAAACGCAAAACTATAATGATGAATATTTTCTTTCTCCAAACAACGCCGTCCCAAGTCGAATCATCGTTGCGCCTTCTTCAATCGCAATTTCGTAATCGCCGCTCATTCCCATTGAAAGTTGCGGCGCGTCAATTCCGTTGTAGTATAGATCAGTTTTCAGTTTTCGTAACATTTTAAAACTTGGTCGCGCATCTTCTGCATTGTCCGATAGCGGTCCCATCGTCATAAGTCCGTTCAAATGTATGTTGGAAAATTTTTGCATTTCTTTTGCTATCAAAATTGTTTCTTCCGGTTTGATTCCGTGTTTTGTATCTTCATTCGTTGTGTGTACTTCGAGAAAAACTTCGATTGTCCGAGACGATTGTTCCGCGCGTTTGTTAATTTCTACTGCAAGTTCAACGGAATCAACCGAATGAATCACCGAAATCCACGGAGCGATATATTTTACTTTGTTCCTCTGTAAATGTCCAATGAAGTGCCAACGTATTCTTTCATCGTGAATCTGTTCTTTTTTTTCACGAAGTTCTTGAACAAAATTTTCGCCGATGTCAAAAAGATTTGTTTGTAATACTTCAAGAATTATTTCTTTCGGAAAAGTTTTTGTTACGGCAACGATTGTAATTTCATTCGGATTTCTTCCAGTGCGCTTGCAAATAGAAGCAATATTTTCCTTTACAGAGCGAACATTTTCAGCGATAGACTGCATTTTTGAGGGACAAATATACACTAATTGAAAACTGGAAAAAAACTTGTTTGGGAAAATGGAGTCCACGTTTCCTTATACATTCCAACGAGTATTTAATACAAATCTCTACTTACTAATCGACGTGGACTCCAATTGATACTTTTTCTGAAGTTTCTTACCTACGCTTTGATGAAACGCAAAATGTTTTGTATGTTTTGCATGTAAAAAATGAAAGCGAGAAAGCAATAATAAATGTCGCAGATATTTTTATATATCTACGCTAAACCGACACTTTTATTGCGGATTTGTAAATTAAAAATTATCAGAGAAGGATATGTCTAAAAATAACCTCATCAATGTAAAAAGGAACGGAGATTATTGTAATCAGTTCAACGGAAAGCGACTTCATTTCCATTACGGATATTGCCAGACATAAAGACAACGAGCACACCGATTCGATAATTCAGAACTGGATGAGGAATAGAAATACGATTGAACTTTTGGGATTTTGGGAAAGTATATATAACCCCAATTTTAAACCCCTCGAATTCGAGGGGTTTAGAAAACAAGCCGGGTTGAACAGTTTTGTAATGACTCCCAAAAAATGGATTGAAGCAACAAATGCCATAGGCATTACTTCCAAGTCAGGCAGGTATGGGGGAACGTTTGCACACAGAGACATTGCTTTGGAATTTGCTTCATGGATTTCTATTGAATTCAAATTATTCCTGTTAAAAGAATTCCAACGCCTCAAAGCAGATGAAAATGACCGACTGAAATTAGAATGGAATCTTCAACGCACTTTGGCGAAAGTGAATTACCATATTCACACCGATGCAATAAAAGAACATCTCATTCCTCCAACTCTTTCAAAGGAAAAAATAAATTTTGTCTATGCCGATGAAGCCGATATGCTCAATATGGCGTTGTTCGGTATGACTGCAAAACAATGGAGAGATGCAAACACGAAAGCCGAAGGAAATATTCGTGATGCGGCAACTCTTGAACAATTAGTTGTGCTTTCAAATATGGAAAGCATAAATTCTGTTTTGATTCATCAGGAATTAAAGCAAAACGAACGACTGGCACAACTCAATAAAATTGCTATCACGCAAATGAAATCGTTGATTGACAACTCACAAATCCGCAAATTGAAAAAGTAACGGATGAATTTGCTGTAGCAATAGATAAGTTTCCGAAAATTGTTTTCTCTCATACGTTGAAAAATATAGAATGGGAAAGTGCAACGTTGGCAAAAGGAGAACTTAAAGAAGAAGTTTTAGAACTCAAGCAGCAATCGGGAAAAGACATTTTTGTTTGCAGTCCGAGTTTAATTGTATGCGCAACGAAACTAAATTTGATAAACGAATATCAACTTTGTATTCACCACGTAAAAGCAGGAAGCGGTTTGACGTTATTTAAAAACATAAGTGAGAAAATTATGCTTAAACTTGTAAAGACAAAAACTTTTGGTTTTGGGGCGATAATTCTTTATTACGAGCCGATAAAAAATGACTGTGAAACTTGACGAGACACACTTCGTGCGAATAGCAATGTTTCACTTTCTCGTTACAGTCATTGCAGTTCAAAATTTTCAAAATATCGTTTAGATTTCAGTTCAGAATTTTAGTATTTTCAAAACGAATTTTTTTCAATGAACGTGAAACGTATCGCAATTCTCGGTTCCACCGGTTCTATTGGAAGGAACACGGTGGAAGTTATTTCCTATTTCCCTTCTGAGTTTCGTGTTGCATATTTAACTGCGCATAAAAATCTTGATTTATTGCAAGAACAAGTAAAGAAATTCCGTCCAAAAGGAATTGTCGTTAC is a window from the Ignavibacteria bacterium genome containing:
- a CDS encoding DUF2905 domain-containing protein, producing the protein MNEFGKTFIILGIIIVGIGILLTFFDKIPLLGKLPGDISVKKENFQLYFPLTTSIVLSIGLSFILWLISYLSKR
- a CDS encoding purine-nucleoside phosphorylase translates to MSELQNNINDALKFIRTKTSMKPTIGIILGTGLGKLAKEITNQVVIEYEHIPHFPVSTVESHHGKLIFGKLAGKNVVAMQGRFHKYEGYTLQQVTFPVRVMKFLGVKSLLISCAAGGLNPMFRKGDIEMLVDHINLLGDNPLIGTNDDSLGLRFPDMSEPYSKKLQALAEHVALDLKLPLQKGVHVSVAGPNLETRAEYRFLRMIGADSVGMSTIPENIVAVHMGMEVLAFAIITDECFPDSLKPVSLKEVIGVADKAEPKLTAMMKEVVKRMK
- a CDS encoding DivIVA domain-containing protein — protein: MSLTRLEIQQQQFKKVLRGYDIREVGSYLAQLASEIESLQTENASLKTSLNEAVKELERYHQLEQTIQQTLVQAQESSNKFLSNAKLYEEQSRREAEAQAAVIIEEAHKEKIKLSEEISILEMKQKNIVENLKQFLSTELEIVNKAESSLPRDVLDADAMEEKRKRDAEIEEIVKVLVG
- a CDS encoding YggS family pyridoxal phosphate-dependent enzyme, whose amino-acid sequence is MQSIAENVRSVKENIASICKRTGRNPNEITIVAVTKTFPKEIILEVLQTNLFDIGENFVQELREKKEQIHDERIRWHFIGHLQRNKVKYIAPWISVIHSVDSVELAVEINKRAEQSSRTIEVFLEVHTTNEDTKHGIKPEETILIAKEMQKFSNIHLNGLMTMGPLSDNAEDARPSFKMLRKLKTDLYYNGIDAPQLSMGMSGDYEIAIEEGATMIRLGTALFGERKYSSL